From Halobacteriovorax sp. HLS, the proteins below share one genomic window:
- a CDS encoding pentapeptide repeat-containing protein, translating to MNTKAHCLRDKKIGEFRLENFENLRSINNCHLENSTFRSSIMNEIKVKNSHLTKSNLEKCNIKKALFQNSNLEKASFAWSNLKGNSFTRDNLSKVNFQFVDLSHSLILECEAKSSDFRWSKLKNTTFSNCNLTNANFTNCDLRMTSFNDCNLTGAMYNINTQLPFSKEMATHLGMNFTGIN from the coding sequence ATGAATACAAAAGCGCATTGTCTTAGAGACAAAAAAATTGGTGAGTTTAGACTAGAAAATTTTGAAAACTTAAGAAGCATAAATAATTGCCATCTTGAGAATTCAACATTTAGAAGTTCAATAATGAACGAAATAAAGGTCAAAAACTCACACCTAACAAAATCGAATCTTGAAAAGTGTAATATCAAAAAAGCGCTCTTTCAAAATTCCAACCTTGAGAAGGCTTCATTTGCCTGGTCAAACTTAAAAGGAAATAGCTTCACTAGAGACAATCTAAGTAAAGTTAACTTTCAATTTGTTGACCTTAGCCACTCTTTAATTCTCGAGTGTGAAGCCAAGTCATCAGATTTTAGATGGTCAAAACTAAAGAATACAACTTTTTCGAATTGCAATCTAACGAATGCAAACTTTACAAACTGTGATTTGAGAATGACTTCTTTTAATGACTGTAACCTGACTGGAGCGATGTATAATATAAATACGCAGCTACCATTTAGTAAAGAGATGGCCACCCACTTAGGGATGAACTTCACTGGTATTAACTAA
- the pdxH gene encoding pyridoxamine 5'-phosphate oxidase gives MENYESFKIKNNPFETFDEWLTDAIVVDDNPWAFALATSSKDGEPSVRYLLHKGIVEDKFRFFTNYSSHKASDLEENPRASMAFFWRNSKRQVRISGSVKKTSRESSEDYFNSRDLESRIASSISTQSAPIESREVLISQYQAYLKSLNDSEEIKCPENWGGYELSPDKIEFFIYGEHRLNDRFIFSLDDNGSWSIERLQP, from the coding sequence ATGGAAAACTACGAATCATTTAAAATAAAAAATAATCCTTTTGAAACTTTTGACGAATGGCTAACTGACGCCATAGTGGTTGATGATAATCCTTGGGCCTTTGCTCTGGCAACTTCTTCAAAAGATGGTGAGCCAAGTGTGCGCTATTTACTTCATAAAGGTATAGTCGAAGATAAATTTCGTTTCTTTACTAATTACTCTAGTCATAAAGCATCTGATCTTGAAGAAAATCCCAGAGCGTCAATGGCCTTCTTTTGGAGAAACTCTAAGAGGCAAGTTCGAATTAGCGGAAGCGTGAAGAAAACTTCAAGAGAATCATCTGAGGACTATTTTAATTCGCGTGATCTTGAGAGTCGAATAGCCTCATCTATTTCAACTCAAAGTGCTCCTATAGAAAGCCGAGAAGTGCTGATCTCTCAATACCAAGCATATCTAAAAAGTCTCAATGATTCAGAAGAGATTAAATGTCCTGAAAATTGGGGAGGGTACGAACTTAGTCCTGATAAGATTGAATTTTTCATTTATGGTGAGCATAGATTAAATGACCGCTTTATATTTTCTTTAGATGATAATGGTTCTTGGAGTATAGAAAGACTTCAACCTTAA
- a CDS encoding ATP-binding protein, with product MSRFQTSKLSFELLKWILVCSTALTFLGTAVQFYSDYRTGVATIETTLDQIQRSYTSSISNSLWNLDDEQIKIQVNGIIKLKDIEYIKISEKREDGLQVFTEQGDFQTKNVINKKYKLLYKSDNNLIEIGILHVQASLTGLFSRLFDKVLIILVTQTIKTFIVSFCILYIIHVLVSKKINTLVEFAKQLRVKNLDSPILLKRDTKKIDEIDELAKSMNQMRIHLKMSIDKMKKSEEYIIQERDYTKDLINGSPYIICGLTPEGKLNFINPMGVILTGVDERELINSQFFQDYSSNGSLDKVESFFVESRIHEVKGFEIPLRNSSGNLNMISWSTLLRRDSDGVIIEIICFGADITKKDLAEKELKKYQEHLEVLVEKRTFEVDEKNLALEKNIQELTQMQDRLIAQEKLASLGSLTAGIAHELNNPLNFIINFSFAGQENCSDILNELNEKGIEDLEVQNEIKECLAEQVKFNELIHVHGKRAETIIRSMLDHSRLKESDRSEEDINGLIEENINFAFHALKSKYRGFNSKINLVLQPNLCKVNIAKSELGRVFLNMFANAFYALNMKKDIDHSFSPELDVTSKEEDNCVVINIKDNGIGIPKEKLKDVFDPFFTTKPTGEGTGLGLSLSHEIIVGLHHGELDIKSEEGIFTEFIIKLPKSA from the coding sequence ATGAGTAGATTTCAAACATCAAAACTTTCATTCGAGCTACTAAAGTGGATTCTTGTATGCTCAACAGCTTTAACCTTCTTAGGAACGGCTGTTCAGTTCTATTCTGACTATAGAACCGGTGTTGCTACGATTGAAACTACTTTAGATCAAATTCAAAGAAGTTATACGAGCTCTATTTCTAATAGTCTGTGGAACTTAGATGACGAGCAAATAAAGATTCAGGTAAATGGAATAATTAAACTAAAGGATATTGAATATATAAAGATTTCTGAGAAACGTGAAGATGGTCTTCAAGTTTTCACTGAGCAAGGGGATTTTCAAACAAAGAATGTGATTAATAAGAAGTACAAGTTGCTCTATAAAAGCGACAACAACTTGATCGAAATAGGAATTTTACATGTTCAAGCATCTCTTACAGGTTTATTTTCACGTCTCTTTGATAAAGTTTTAATAATTCTTGTTACTCAGACTATCAAAACATTTATTGTCTCTTTCTGCATTCTTTACATTATTCATGTTCTTGTTTCTAAGAAAATAAATACCTTAGTAGAGTTTGCTAAACAATTAAGGGTTAAAAACTTAGACTCACCAATTTTATTAAAGAGGGATACAAAGAAAATTGATGAAATCGATGAACTAGCAAAGTCAATGAATCAAATGAGAATTCATTTGAAAATGTCTATCGATAAGATGAAAAAGAGTGAAGAGTATATCATTCAAGAAAGAGATTACACAAAAGATTTAATTAATGGATCTCCTTATATAATTTGTGGCCTTACCCCTGAAGGAAAATTGAACTTTATTAACCCAATGGGAGTCATATTAACGGGGGTTGATGAAAGAGAGTTGATTAATTCCCAGTTTTTTCAAGATTATTCTTCTAACGGTAGTTTGGATAAAGTTGAAAGCTTCTTCGTTGAGTCACGTATTCATGAAGTAAAAGGTTTTGAGATTCCTCTAAGAAATAGTTCAGGTAATTTAAATATGATTTCCTGGTCTACACTTCTACGCAGAGACTCAGATGGTGTTATTATTGAAATAATTTGTTTTGGTGCAGATATTACAAAAAAAGATTTGGCCGAAAAAGAGCTTAAAAAATATCAAGAGCATTTAGAGGTATTAGTCGAAAAAAGAACTTTTGAAGTTGATGAGAAAAATTTGGCATTAGAGAAAAATATTCAAGAACTTACTCAAATGCAAGACCGGTTGATTGCTCAAGAAAAACTGGCTTCTCTTGGAAGTTTAACTGCAGGAATAGCCCATGAATTGAATAATCCTCTAAACTTTATAATTAACTTTTCTTTTGCCGGACAGGAGAATTGTTCAGATATTTTAAATGAGCTTAATGAAAAAGGTATAGAGGATTTAGAAGTGCAAAATGAGATTAAAGAATGTTTAGCAGAGCAAGTAAAATTCAATGAACTAATACATGTCCATGGGAAAAGGGCTGAAACGATTATACGTTCAATGCTCGATCATTCTCGCTTAAAAGAATCTGATAGATCTGAAGAAGATATTAATGGCCTTATTGAGGAGAATATTAATTTTGCTTTCCACGCTTTAAAGTCAAAGTACAGGGGATTCAATTCAAAAATTAATCTAGTTCTACAACCAAATTTATGTAAGGTTAATATTGCAAAAAGTGAGCTTGGAAGAGTTTTCCTAAATATGTTTGCAAATGCTTTCTATGCTCTGAATATGAAAAAAGATATTGACCATAGTTTTTCTCCTGAGCTTGATGTAACTTCTAAAGAAGAAGATAACTGTGTTGTTATTAATATAAAGGATAATGGAATAGGAATTCCAAAAGAGAAGTTAAAAGATGTCTTCGATCCTTTCTTTACAACAAAGCCAACTGGAGAAGGAACAGGACTTGGACTTTCTCTGAGCCATGAAATCATAGTTGGATTACATCATGGAGAATTAGATATAAAGAGTGAAGAAGGAATATTTACAGAATTTATTATAAAATTACCAAAGAGTGCGTAA
- a CDS encoding GNAT family N-acetyltransferase produces the protein MINYSTDTQLIDSLDLNGFFIGWPNPPSIEIFKRILIGSYKIVLAYENDKLLGFINSVSDGVLTAYIPLLEVLPEYQGKGIGKNLVLRMQDELKHLYMIDLLCDEELIPYYEKIGMIRTQGVYLRNYDRQSGQ, from the coding sequence ATGATAAATTATAGTACAGATACTCAATTGATAGATTCTCTCGATCTGAATGGATTTTTTATTGGTTGGCCAAATCCTCCGTCTATCGAAATTTTTAAAAGGATACTCATTGGTAGTTACAAGATCGTATTAGCTTACGAAAATGATAAATTACTTGGATTCATTAATTCAGTTTCGGATGGAGTTTTAACAGCATATATCCCACTACTAGAAGTTTTGCCAGAGTATCAAGGTAAGGGTATTGGAAAAAACTTAGTTCTCAGAATGCAAGATGAGCTAAAGCATTTATATATGATTGACTTACTTTGTGATGAAGAGCTGATTCCTTATTACGAAAAGATAGGAATGATAAGGACACAAGGGGTTTACTTAAGAAATTATGATAGACAGTCAGGACAATAG
- a CDS encoding response regulator yields the protein MTIKSILVVDDELEILDIIEILIESEFSYKIIKASSVLEAIDYLSTDSSIELIISDYTMPGKNGGELFIYNKNSRNLPFLLVSGGFIQDYYNMQDLMTVNHRNGFLQKPVDDEKLFDLIRNAFDNPEVATDEHYKKININYAQYLVNQNIDIYLCLSNDKYIKIINEGELQEVDQLKKYRDKGERYLYILSADFSRFTKILTESLVSHLENSKDSKNTISAAVYSLDFVHSSVLEMGLLDSHVELIDNVIENCLNNLNENNRFNLLLESFFKEEGYLVSHSVTSIYISYLICLHLDYAGEKVIEKLAYASIIHDLGLVDKSLSDVMSINDERFSSLNRRDQNLVLNHMFESAKLLDEVDAIPSDVKNLILDHHERPDGSGFPRHLTSTRISPVSAIFILSLELSHFLYFKDIKKDSDEFIQRMEKSFSKGNFTKPLAGLISSMKKALKS from the coding sequence ATGACTATCAAGAGTATTCTTGTCGTTGATGATGAGCTTGAAATTCTAGATATTATTGAGATTTTGATTGAATCAGAGTTCTCTTATAAAATTATTAAGGCCTCATCTGTTCTAGAGGCCATAGACTACTTGTCAACAGATTCAAGTATTGAACTTATTATATCTGATTACACCATGCCTGGTAAAAACGGAGGTGAATTGTTTATATATAATAAGAACTCTCGCAATCTTCCTTTTTTATTAGTTTCAGGGGGATTTATTCAAGACTATTATAATATGCAGGATTTGATGACTGTGAATCATCGAAATGGATTTCTTCAAAAGCCTGTTGATGATGAAAAACTATTTGATCTCATCCGAAATGCTTTTGATAACCCTGAAGTTGCGACTGATGAACATTATAAAAAGATTAATATTAATTATGCTCAGTATCTAGTTAATCAAAATATAGATATCTATTTATGCCTATCAAATGATAAATATATAAAAATCATAAATGAAGGTGAGTTGCAAGAAGTTGATCAACTGAAAAAGTATCGTGATAAAGGTGAGCGCTACTTATATATTTTAAGTGCTGACTTTTCGCGATTTACTAAAATTTTAACTGAGAGCTTAGTAAGTCATTTAGAAAATAGTAAAGACTCAAAAAATACAATTAGTGCTGCAGTATATAGTTTGGACTTTGTACATTCTTCGGTCCTAGAGATGGGATTACTTGATTCTCATGTAGAATTAATTGATAACGTGATTGAGAATTGTCTAAATAATTTAAATGAGAATAATAGATTTAACTTATTGTTAGAGTCTTTTTTTAAAGAAGAGGGATATCTCGTTTCTCACTCTGTAACGAGTATCTATATAAGCTATTTAATTTGTCTACATCTAGATTATGCAGGAGAAAAGGTTATTGAGAAGTTAGCGTATGCTTCTATAATTCATGACCTTGGACTTGTTGATAAAAGTCTTAGTGATGTTATGAGTATAAATGATGAGCGGTTTAGTTCTTTAAATAGAAGAGATCAGAACCTTGTCTTAAATCATATGTTTGAGAGTGCGAAGCTTTTAGATGAAGTGGATGCTATACCAAGTGACGTTAAGAATTTAATTTTAGATCATCATGAAAGACCGGATGGCTCTGGATTTCCAAGACACTTAACTTCCACAAGAATATCTCCTGTAAGTGCTATTTTTATTCTATCTCTAGAGTTGTCTCATTTTCTTTATTTTAAGGATATTAAAAAAGATAGTGATGAATTTATTCAAAGAATGGAGAAATCTTTTAGTAAGGGCAATTTTACCAAACCACTGGCGGGCCTAATTTCATCGATGAAAAAGGCCCTTAAGAGTTAG
- a CDS encoding DUF368 domain-containing protein produces the protein MSSWKEAWNKTPGPVTKADYLKLGAKGFCMGTADLIPGVSGGTIAFITGIYDHLLEAVASLDKKFFKNLLTFNIKDALSQVHARFILPLAIGMITAILSLARLMHYLINEQPIPTWALFFGLIAASIVIVWKDLDHPTKASSLGYISLGAVFAWVMVSLIPVSTPSDWWFIYICGVIGITAMILPGLSGSFLLLILGKYEYITGAIKNPFVVDNISVLAIFLCGTISGLLGFSKILNYFMKHYRNQTMAILTGILIGSMKKVWPWKEVLETKVVRGKVKILREANIFPSELNSETILAIILIVVGFVAVMVMDNYGSKKNSN, from the coding sequence ATGAGTAGTTGGAAAGAAGCTTGGAATAAAACTCCGGGTCCTGTAACAAAGGCCGATTATTTAAAGCTTGGAGCAAAAGGCTTTTGTATGGGAACAGCGGACTTAATTCCTGGTGTTTCAGGCGGAACAATAGCCTTTATAACTGGAATTTATGATCATCTTCTTGAAGCTGTAGCATCACTAGACAAGAAGTTCTTTAAGAATCTTCTAACCTTTAATATTAAAGATGCTCTTTCTCAGGTTCATGCGCGATTTATTCTACCGCTTGCTATAGGAATGATCACTGCGATTTTATCGCTAGCTCGCCTCATGCACTATTTAATTAATGAGCAACCAATACCGACTTGGGCACTCTTTTTCGGACTAATTGCTGCAAGTATTGTGATTGTTTGGAAAGACTTAGATCATCCAACTAAGGCATCGAGTTTAGGTTATATTTCTTTGGGTGCAGTCTTTGCTTGGGTAATGGTTAGTTTGATTCCGGTTTCAACACCGTCAGATTGGTGGTTTATCTACATTTGTGGAGTAATAGGTATTACTGCCATGATTCTTCCTGGATTGAGTGGCTCATTTTTGTTACTAATTTTAGGAAAGTACGAATATATCACTGGTGCTATTAAAAACCCTTTTGTTGTGGATAATATCAGTGTTTTGGCCATTTTCCTTTGCGGAACAATTTCAGGTTTGCTAGGATTTTCTAAGATTCTGAATTACTTCATGAAGCATTATAGAAACCAGACTATGGCAATCCTCACTGGAATATTAATTGGTTCTATGAAGAAAGTTTGGCCTTGGAAAGAAGTTCTTGAGACAAAAGTAGTTCGTGGAAAAGTTAAAATTCTTCGTGAAGCAAATATTTTTCCAAGTGAGCTAAATAGCGAGACAATTCTTGCTATTATATTAATCGTTGTTGGTTTTGTTGCTGTAATGGTGATGGATAATTACGGTTCTAAGAAAAATTCAAATTAA